The genomic region TTCCGGTAGGAAAGGGGCTTTTGGATTTCCAGTTCCTTTTTAAGCATATTAAAGCGCGAAAGCCCGGAATCGACATACTCATTGAAGATCTGAAACCAGAGGCAATGGAATACAGCAGGAGTTTTATTGAACGTCTGCTGGAAGAATAAAAATAAAGAGGGAGGTATTTACCTTGAAAAATAACTCTTCAGAACCAGTATGGCAGGGAGATCTTGAAAACGGTTATTACAGGAATCCGATTCTGTTCGGTGATTACTCAGACCCTGACGTAATCCGCGTAGGCGACGATTATTACATGGTGGCTTCAAGTTTTAACTACATGCCCGGGTTACCCGTGCTTCATTCAAAGGATTTGGTGAACTGGAAAGTAATCAGTTATGTGGTTGAAAGGCTTCCGTTCCCGAATTATGATAAACCTGAATACGGAAAAGGTGTTTGGGCGCCAAGCATACGTTTTCATGACGGCAAATTCTGGGTGTTCTTTGCCACGCCTGACGAAGGAATTTTTATGTCAACTACCACCGATCCGTATAAAGGCTGGGCACCTCTGACCCATGTCAAAAAGACAAGAGGTTGGATTGATCCATGCCCGTTCTGGGATGACGACGGGAATGCGTATCTTGTAAGCGCTTTCGCAAAAAGCAGGATTGGGTTCAAGAGCATCCTGCATCTGTCCCGGATGAGTCCTGACGGTACCTGTCTTCTCGATGAGGGAGTTCATATATTTGACGGCAATCTGAACCATCACACCATTGAAGGGCCAAAAATGTATAAAAGAAACGGCTATTATTACATTTTTGCTCCTGCAGGAGGGGTAAAAACAGGATGGCAGACGGTTTTACGCTCCAAAAATATATACGGACCGTATGAGGACAGAATAGTAATGCATCAGGGAAAAACCAATGTAAACGGCCCTCACCAAGGCGGTTGGGTTGAAACTCAAACAGGAGAACACTGGTTCATACATTTTCAGGACAGAGGGCCTTACGGAAGGATTGTGCATCTGCAGCCTATGGTATGGGTTGACGACTGGCCGGTTATAGGTAAGGACACCGAAAACTGCGGTACGGGTGAACCCGTGGACGTATATAAAAAGCCTGACGTGGGAGGAGTATTTCCTGTTCAGGTTCCTGAGACCTCCGATGATTTTGACAAAAATAAGCTTGGCCTTCAGTGGCAGTGGAATGCCAACCCTCAGGAAAAATGGTACTCACTGACCGAAAGAGATGGCTTTTTACGCCTTTATGCACTGAATAATTCCAATGAAAGCGGACTTCTGTACCATGCTCCTAATATACTGACCCAGCTGTTTCAGGCACCGGAGTTCACCGCTTCCGCAAAGCTTGAATTTTCACCTGCACAAACCGGAGACAAAGCCGGTTTGGTGATACTCGGGGATGAATACATGTATCTGACGATAGAAAAAACGGAAGAAGGCAACAAAGTTGCCTGCATTTATGGTTCACCCTCCGAAAACGGCTACAGAGAAGAGGTTTTGGAATCCCGTACTGCTGAAAGTACCACGGTAATATTCCGGGTTGATGTACGGAATGGGGCGGTATGCTCATTCAGCTTCAGTTATGACGGTGAAAATTTTGTTAACGCAGGCAGGGATTTTAACGCAACCGCAGGCAGCTGGGTGGGTGCGAAACTGGGTATATTTGCGATGAATACATATTCCGACAGTAAAGGTTTCGCTGATTTCGACTGGGTGATTGTAGGAAAGCCCGGTAGTACCGGCAGAGGATAATATTGTTTCGAGAGGTGATATTATGAAGAAATACGACAATAATTACGGCGTAAGAATGTGTGATTCGGTTATAAAAAGGCACAGACTGCTTCCGGTTAAATGGTCATATGACTACGGAGTAGTATTTGAGGGTATGGAAAAAATCTGGCTTAAAACAGGCGATGAAAAATATTTCAGGTACATTAAGGACAATATGGATATTTACGTGGATTCCCACGGATATATAGGCCATTATCAGCCCCATGAATATAACATAGATAATGTAAAAAACGGCAGGACCATTCTGATGCTCTACAGAAATACCGGTGAGAAAAAATACAAGCTTGCGGCAAGTTTGATACGCGAGCAGTTGAGACGCCATCCCCGTACGAAAGAGGGAGGCTTCTGGCACAAAATGATATATCCTTATCAGATGTGGCTGGACGGGCTTTATATGGGACAGCCGTTCTACTGCGAGTACGGAAAGCTGTTCAATGAGCCCGACATTTTTGACGATGTGGCGCATCAGATAATTTTAATGTATGAAAAGGCGAAGGATCCCAAAACCGGGCTTTTGTACCATGGTTATGATGAATCAAGGGGAATGAAATGGGCCGATGATAAAACCGGATGTTCGCCGCATTTCTGGGGAAGAGCAGTGGGCTGGTACACAATGGCCATAGTTGACGTTCTGGACAATTTCCCCGAAAATCATGAGAAACGTGATAGAATTTGCGAAATATTCAAAAATGTAATTGATGCCGTCATAAAGGTCCAGGATGAAGAAACCGGTCTCTGGTGGCAGATCCTCGACATGGGCGGAAGGGAAGGAAACTACCTTGAATCGTCCTGTTCGGCAATGTTTGTATATTCCATTGCAAAAGGTATACGCCTCGGCATACTGGACGAGAGTTATTCCGTATACTGTGAAAAAGGGTATGAAGGCATTATCCGCCGCTTTGTAAAGGAGAACGAGGACGGTTGTCTGGACTATATCGACACCTGCCAGGTCGCAGGCCTTGGAAACAATCCGTATCGTGACGGATCTTACGAATACTATATCAGCGAACCCAGAGTGGCCAACGACTTTAAGGGAGTCGGAGCCTTTATCCTTGCATGCTCTGAAATGGAAAAATAAAAAATATAAATAAAAAAATAATAAATTCATACGGGAGTGAAAAATATGAGCTATACTACGGTTTTTAACATAACTGATTTTGGTGCGGTCCCAGACGGAAAAACCCTGTGCACCGAAGCGTTCAAAAAAGCAGTAAAAAAATGTGAAGAAGCGGGCGGCGGAACAATATATGTACCTGCCGGAAAGTTCCTGACAGGTCCCATACACCTGGTCAGCAACACAAACCTTCATATTGATGCAGGCGCGGTTCTGCTGTTCAGCCAGAATATTGAAGACTATCCTCTGGTTTATTCCCGCTGGGAGGGGGAGGAAGCGGAGGTTTACTCTCCTCTGATTTACGGCGACAAAGTGGAGAACGTTTCAATCACAGGCCACGGGACGCTGGACGGCCAGGGCGAGCCCTGGTGGAGGCTGCAGAGAGAGAAGCAGCTTAAATATCCGCGGCCGAGATTCATATGTTTCCAGGAAAGTGAACGTGTACTGATACAGGGAATTAAGATTATTAATTCACCCGCATGGACAATAAACCCTGTAAGATGCAACAACGTTGTGATTGACGGAATTACAATCAAGAACCCTGCCGATTCTCCGAACACCGACGGTATAAACCCCGATTCGTGCAGAAACGTGCGCATTACAAACTGCTATATCAGTGTAGGCGATGACTGTGTAGCGATTAAATCAGGAGTGGAATACAGCAAATACAGAATTCCGTGTGAAAACATAACCATAACCAACTGCACGATGTTGGACGGTCACGGCGGAGTTGTAATCGGAAGCGAAATGAGCGGCTGTGTGCGTAATATTACCATTTCCAACTGCGTATTCGAGGGAACCGACAGGGGAATCCGCATAAAAACCAGACGCGGTCGCGGCGGAGTGGTAGAAGACATCCGTGTAAGCAATATCATTATGAAGAAGGTAATGTGCCCTCTGGTAATGAATATGTATTATTTCTGCGGAAAAGGCGGAAAGGAACCCATTGTAAAGGATAAGAATCCTCATCCTGTAAATGAAGGGACGCCTGTTTTCAGAAGGGTTCATCTGAGCAATATATCAGCAAGGGAAGCAGGGGCATGTGCGGGTTTCTTCTACGGCCTGCCCGAAATGCCAATCGAGGATATCAGTTTCCATGATGTATACATTCATATGGCCGATGATGCAAAACCCGACAGGCCCGCAATGATGGACGATCTTGAACCAATGCAGAAAAAGGGAATATACATGAACAACGTAAAGAATGCGGTATTCAGCAATGTGAAAATTACAAATCATGAAGGAAAGGCATTTACGATAGAAAATTGTGAAAATATCAGATTAACCGACTGCACTGAGTAAACGGCAGAAGCAAAAGAACCGGCAACAGTTGCCGGTTCTTTTGTGAACGCGGTATTTTCCCGCTTATCGCCCCTTTTTGCCTCTGTCAGACAAGCCATGGACAAATATGCCTTAATAATCGTCTTTCCTAATTGCAGACCAATTCGTTGAAAAATTTTTCACTGATCTTAACTGATCATAAAAATACATTCTTCTTATACGGCCGGCAAAGGTGAAAACGCATGAACCGGTGCGAACCTGGCAATTCCCCGCATGATCGAAAAACCTAATTTTCTGGTACAAGATAAAAAAACAGGGTAATCTATATATAGTGTTTGTCATTTCTTCCTGGAATACATGGATTGCAATTTGTTAAGGAACAATATGGATTTCTGTCAGAAAAGCCGAGGTGATATCTTGAAAAAAGAAACATTAGAGGTTACGGGGATGACATGCGCGGCATGCGCCAAAGCCGTGGAAAGACACGTGAATAAAGTGCCGGGGGTTGTATCGGCCAACGTCAACCTTGCCACCGAAAGGCTTACGGTGGAATACGACGAAACCGCCGCCGGCATTTCAGATATATATGAAGCTGTGAAAAAGGCGGGATACGGTATCCGGGAAATACAAAAAAAAAGGGAGGTTGTCATACCCGTAATGGGCATGACGTGCGCCGCCTGTGTAAAAAGTGTGGAGAGAGTCATAAATAAGCTTCCCGGGATACTTGAGGTCAGCGTAAATTTAGCCACGGAAAAGGCAAAAGTCGTATATGATCCTTCGCAGACACGGCTTTCAGAGATAAGGCATGCCATTGAAAAGGCGGGTTATAAGCCCCTTGAGGCTGATACCGGCGTAAAAACCGATTATGAAAAGGATCTCAGGGAAAAGGAAAGAAAAACATTGCTTACAAAACTGATTGTTTCAGCAGTATTCACCATCCCCCTTTTCTATATTTCAATGGGGCATATGATAGGGTTGCCTGTGCCCGGATTTCTGGATCCCGACATGCATTCTCTGAACTTCGGTCTGGTTCAGCTTGCTCTTGTGATACCTGTAATGATAGCAGGTTACAGGTTCTACACCGTTGGTTTTTCCAGGCTTTTCAGGTTTGAGCCGAATATGGATTCCCTTATTGCGATAGGCACAAGTGCGGCGTTTGTTTACGGACTGTACGCCGTTTACAGGATAATAAACGGGAATGCCGAATATGCCCATGAACTTTATTTTGAATCAATAGGCGTGATAATAACATTGATTATGCTCGGAAAATACCTTGAAGCGGTAACAAAAGGGAAAACTTCCGAGGCAATAAAAAAGCTGATGGGCCTTACGCCCAAGACGGCTACGGTTGTGATTGACGGTAAGGAGACCGAAATACCGGTGGAAGAAGTTGAAGTGGGAGACATAATTGTCGTTAAACCCGGGGAACGCATACCGGTTGACGGCACGGTAATAGAAGGAAGGACATCGGTTGATGAATCCATGCTTACCGGTGAGAGCATACCTGTTGAAAAAACCGAAGGCAGTAAAGTGGTGGGCGCCACCATAAACAAAAACGGAACCATTAAATTTAAGGCAGAGCGAGTGGGAAAGGACACCGTTCTTGCGAACATTATAAAACTTGTGGAAGAGGCCCAGGGTTCAAAGGCCCCGATTGCGAAAACGGCGGATATAATCGCGGGTTATTTTGTACCTGCCGTTATGACTATAGCAGTAATATCGGCGGCTGCATGGCTGACAGCGGGAGAGTCGGTGACTTTTGCGCTCACAATCCTGGTTTCGGTTCTTGTTATAGCATGTCCGTGCGCCCTTGGGCTTGCAACGCCCACGGCGATAATGGTGGGAACGGGGAAGGGCGCGGAATACGGCGTGCTGATTAAAAGCGGTGAAGCTCTTGAGACGGCTCATAGGATTAACATGATAGTGTTTGACAAAACCGGCACAATAACCGAAGGCAAACCAACAGTAACCGACATTATTCCGGTTAACAGCATCGGCGAAGAAGAGCTTCTTCTGATTTCGGCCTCTGCCGAAAAGGGCTCGGAACACCCGTTGGGTGAAGCGATTGTTAACAGTGCCGCAGAAAGGAATTTGAGTCTGCTGCCGTCTGAAAAATTTGAGGCCATCCCGGGTGAAGGCATTGAGGCGACGGTTGGGCAAAGAAAAGTTCTTATCGGAAACAGAAAACTTATGGAGAACAAAAATATACCGGTAACTCTGGGCGAAGAACTTGAAAGGCTTGCGGGAGAAGGGAAGACACCGATGCTTGTCGCAATCGACGGTAAAGAGGCAGGTATCATAGCCGTTGCCGATGTTATTAAACCAAACAGCCGAAAAGCTATAGAAGTATTGCACAGAATGGGTATAAAAACCGCCATGATAACGGGGGACAATAAAAGAACCGCAAATGCGATTGCATCGCAGGTGGGAATTGACATGGTTCTTGCCGAAGTGCTCCCCCAGGATAAGGCAAACGAGGTTTTGAGGCTTCAGAGGGAAGGATTTAAGGTGGCAATGGTGGGGGACGGCATAAACGATGCACCGGCGCTGGCGCAGGCCGATATCGGGATAGCGATCGGCTCGGGCACCGACGTGGCGATGGAATCGGCTGATATTGTACTTATGAGAAGTGACTTAATGGACGTACCCACCGCAATCCAGCTAAGCAGAAAAACGCTGAGAAATATAAAGCAGAATTTGTTCTGGGCTTTTGCCTACAATACCG from Thermoclostridium stercorarium subsp. stercorarium DSM 8532 harbors:
- a CDS encoding glycoside hydrolase 43 family protein is translated as MKNNSSEPVWQGDLENGYYRNPILFGDYSDPDVIRVGDDYYMVASSFNYMPGLPVLHSKDLVNWKVISYVVERLPFPNYDKPEYGKGVWAPSIRFHDGKFWVFFATPDEGIFMSTTTDPYKGWAPLTHVKKTRGWIDPCPFWDDDGNAYLVSAFAKSRIGFKSILHLSRMSPDGTCLLDEGVHIFDGNLNHHTIEGPKMYKRNGYYYIFAPAGGVKTGWQTVLRSKNIYGPYEDRIVMHQGKTNVNGPHQGGWVETQTGEHWFIHFQDRGPYGRIVHLQPMVWVDDWPVIGKDTENCGTGEPVDVYKKPDVGGVFPVQVPETSDDFDKNKLGLQWQWNANPQEKWYSLTERDGFLRLYALNNSNESGLLYHAPNILTQLFQAPEFTASAKLEFSPAQTGDKAGLVILGDEYMYLTIEKTEEGNKVACIYGSPSENGYREEVLESRTAESTTVIFRVDVRNGAVCSFSFSYDGENFVNAGRDFNATAGSWVGAKLGIFAMNTYSDSKGFADFDWVIVGKPGSTGRG
- a CDS encoding glycoside hydrolase family 88/105 protein, which produces MKKYDNNYGVRMCDSVIKRHRLLPVKWSYDYGVVFEGMEKIWLKTGDEKYFRYIKDNMDIYVDSHGYIGHYQPHEYNIDNVKNGRTILMLYRNTGEKKYKLAASLIREQLRRHPRTKEGGFWHKMIYPYQMWLDGLYMGQPFYCEYGKLFNEPDIFDDVAHQIILMYEKAKDPKTGLLYHGYDESRGMKWADDKTGCSPHFWGRAVGWYTMAIVDVLDNFPENHEKRDRICEIFKNVIDAVIKVQDEETGLWWQILDMGGREGNYLESSCSAMFVYSIAKGIRLGILDESYSVYCEKGYEGIIRRFVKENEDGCLDYIDTCQVAGLGNNPYRDGSYEYYISEPRVANDFKGVGAFILACSEMEK
- a CDS encoding glycoside hydrolase family 28 protein: MSYTTVFNITDFGAVPDGKTLCTEAFKKAVKKCEEAGGGTIYVPAGKFLTGPIHLVSNTNLHIDAGAVLLFSQNIEDYPLVYSRWEGEEAEVYSPLIYGDKVENVSITGHGTLDGQGEPWWRLQREKQLKYPRPRFICFQESERVLIQGIKIINSPAWTINPVRCNNVVIDGITIKNPADSPNTDGINPDSCRNVRITNCYISVGDDCVAIKSGVEYSKYRIPCENITITNCTMLDGHGGVVIGSEMSGCVRNITISNCVFEGTDRGIRIKTRRGRGGVVEDIRVSNIIMKKVMCPLVMNMYYFCGKGGKEPIVKDKNPHPVNEGTPVFRRVHLSNISAREAGACAGFFYGLPEMPIEDISFHDVYIHMADDAKPDRPAMMDDLEPMQKKGIYMNNVKNAVFSNVKITNHEGKAFTIENCENIRLTDCTE
- a CDS encoding heavy metal translocating P-type ATPase; its protein translation is MDFCQKSRGDILKKETLEVTGMTCAACAKAVERHVNKVPGVVSANVNLATERLTVEYDETAAGISDIYEAVKKAGYGIREIQKKREVVIPVMGMTCAACVKSVERVINKLPGILEVSVNLATEKAKVVYDPSQTRLSEIRHAIEKAGYKPLEADTGVKTDYEKDLREKERKTLLTKLIVSAVFTIPLFYISMGHMIGLPVPGFLDPDMHSLNFGLVQLALVIPVMIAGYRFYTVGFSRLFRFEPNMDSLIAIGTSAAFVYGLYAVYRIINGNAEYAHELYFESIGVIITLIMLGKYLEAVTKGKTSEAIKKLMGLTPKTATVVIDGKETEIPVEEVEVGDIIVVKPGERIPVDGTVIEGRTSVDESMLTGESIPVEKTEGSKVVGATINKNGTIKFKAERVGKDTVLANIIKLVEEAQGSKAPIAKTADIIAGYFVPAVMTIAVISAAAWLTAGESVTFALTILVSVLVIACPCALGLATPTAIMVGTGKGAEYGVLIKSGEALETAHRINMIVFDKTGTITEGKPTVTDIIPVNSIGEEELLLISASAEKGSEHPLGEAIVNSAAERNLSLLPSEKFEAIPGEGIEATVGQRKVLIGNRKLMENKNIPVTLGEELERLAGEGKTPMLVAIDGKEAGIIAVADVIKPNSRKAIEVLHRMGIKTAMITGDNKRTANAIASQVGIDMVLAEVLPQDKANEVLRLQREGFKVAMVGDGINDAPALAQADIGIAIGSGTDVAMESADIVLMRSDLMDVPTAIQLSRKTLRNIKQNLFWAFAYNTAGIPIAAGLLHVFGGPLLNPMIAAAAMAFSSVSVVSNALRLKRFKPAGEHTA